GTTAAATGCAGGAGTTGGGGATTATAATTTGCCGGATTTCTCCATCAACAATGGTGTATGTGCCTCAAGTGGGCCCCCAGAATTGGATTCAGGTGCTGTATCACCACCCCAGAATCAGATTGAAGCAAGTGCCTTGGAAATTCACCAAGACCCAGCTCTGTCTCTGGCAAAGTTGCAAAGGTCAAAGTCGAGGCAGAAGGCTTTGGAGCTACGTAATAGTGCAAAAGCAGCCACACGATTGTCAGAGAACGGTGACGACGACGCTGGTTTCTGTGTTGACACAGTTTCAGAAGCTGTACCCCTGACTCAACGGGAAGAACGTGTAATGGAGTCAGACGTGGTTAACGAATTTCATTCCAACATCCAAAGTTGTTCCATGAAAGAAATGGAACCACGTGATTGTGTAACTAATTGTTCTGGCCAGATAATGATATCTAAAAGTTCGTCTCAGAAGAAATCCAATTATTTGAATGTTACTAGTTCTTCTTTAGCAAAGGGAGATGCTCCTCCTCTGGATAATTTGAATGATTCATTGGAGATAGTCAACCAACCATGTTGTGTGAATGGAAGTTTTGCCGTCAATGATGAGAGATTAACTAAATCTAAAAATTCTAGCCTGGGGTTGAAGCTTGACAGCTCCTTGGGCAGTGGTAAAGGAGTTGAAGTCTGTAATCTTATGCAACCACTTACAGATGCTGACCCAACAGATGTAAGGAAAGTCATTGGTTGCAGCAATGGAAGCGGAGGGAATGCAGTTAAAGATGGCAACTCCTGCCTCAATAAACAAGAAAGTAGCACTCATAGTATGATAAAATTACTTAGAAGTTCTTGCCCATCACCAGCGCATGATCTTTTGATGACTGGTGGTTCTGTAGAGTCTATTGATAAATCAGCGCCATCACCTCAACCTTTAATTTGGCAAGATCCTGTGGTGTCCGTTGTTGGGTCCCTAAGTTGTCAAAATAGTCCTGATTTTTCTATGGTAAATAGAGGATGTTCAAGTAGAAGTGGTTCTGGAAAGTTTGAAGAAGTATTGAAGTCTTCCAGATCCAATTTCTGTGAAAGTGATGCCTGCCCCAAATCTGCAGGTAAGAAAAATTGGAATGTACAGCTTACCGAACTGGATGTTAGAAGGTTATCTTCAAGTCCAAAGTATTCCAAATTAGATATAGATAATGACAGGAGTTTTTCAGAAAAGGACAATGTTGCAGCACTAGTTGCTTCTGGAAAGATGAGAACTGTGGCTACTTGTTCACATGAAGTACCATTAAGGCCAATGAGTTCTTCCAATTTAGATGGCGGGACTTTACAAGAAGGATCAGATTACGTCGAAACAGTGGTGGATAAAAAAGTCTTGGATGCCCAAGAAAATGTACCATCTGATGCCATTCCTAATGATAATATTCAGCACAGGTCTACTGCAATTGTTGGTGAAGTTGACGAGGACTATCATGGGTTAGTTGAAGACGATCTTTATTGTGTTGGCCCTAAGTTTGGACTGAATCTATCCATGTCAAAGCAGCCCTCTGATTTTATTATGTCTGCGAAGCCTAAGCAGCTTAATTTTGATGATGTAGAACAGAGCAATATGAGCGGAATTTGTTGTCCtgatttgaaagagggactacaGGGAGTGCTACCAGGAGAAGAATCTCTGAATTCGTTGGAATCTTTAAATTTACTTGGAGAGGAAATTTCTCCTGCATGTGAAAGTAAGCACAACTCTTTGGGGGATATACCTTTGATGAAAATGCAGGAAGTACTGATCAGAAAAGAGGGGCCACATATGGAATCCCGATCAAGCCACTTCGAGGAGGAAGGCATAACTAGGACAACACTAAGTGCTGTGTCACCAGACAAAGAGATACGTCCGGTGCAGAATGAATTCTGTGTTGTTACTTCTTCCTTGCTGAATCAGTCAAGTCCTTCGCTAGTTGTTGGTGAAAATTCATCAAGAAGTTTGTCAGAAGGAGTCATGCCACTCAAACTTGTTTCAGTAAACAGTGAAGTAAAAAATGGTGGAAGTGGTGCTAGGTTGGCATATTCTTTTTCTGAAGCAATTTCTGAAAATGATCTGCAAAAGTCCACAGATGAGAATGTTACAAATTTCACTGTTGGGTCCTTAGTTTCTGCTCCTTTGGATAATGTGAATGTTAGTTTGGCAGAACCAGCCCCACACACCTTGTGTCAAGATCGCGACTTGTTGCGGCAGACATTGCTCAGTGATGGAAAAATTACCAGCTTTTCAGCTGACTTCCAGATCTTAAGAAGTTCCACTTATGATTTTGGGAATTCATGTCCGCAgcataaaagaaggaaaattcaAAGAGAGGGATATGTACCTGCCTCTTCAAACCTCTTGGAAAAGTCACGTGATTATATTGACCAAAGGCCTGCCAGTAGAAGTTTGATTATTAAAGATGATAACCCGGAGGCTGCCCTAGAAGTACAACAGTCATCTGACCAAGAGGAGG
This genomic interval from Vigna radiata var. radiata cultivar VC1973A chromosome 8, Vradiata_ver6, whole genome shotgun sequence contains the following:
- the LOC106772327 gene encoding uncharacterized protein LOC106772327 codes for the protein MEKHVVQIFERKKRIIEQSRQQCLLWEHHIHSKLLLNGIPPPPWLCSSSLHADPQELNKDDLVSEVMLSQPQYRVPFPGVYSDLRIERRALEKELNAGVGDYNLPDFSINNGVCASSGPPELDSGAVSPPQNQIEASALEIHQDPALSLAKLQRSKSRQKALELRNSAKAATRLSENGDDDAGFCVDTVSEAVPLTQREERVMESDVVNEFHSNIQSCSMKEMEPRDCVTNCSGQIMISKSSSQKKSNYLNVTSSSLAKGDAPPLDNLNDSLEIVNQPCCVNGSFAVNDERLTKSKNSSLGLKLDSSLGSGKGVEVCNLMQPLTDADPTDVRKVIGCSNGSGGNAVKDGNSCLNKQESSTHSMIKLLRSSCPSPAHDLLMTGGSVESIDKSAPSPQPLIWQDPVVSVVGSLSCQNSPDFSMVNRGCSSRSGSGKFEEVLKSSRSNFCESDACPKSAGKKNWNVQLTELDVRRLSSSPKYSKLDIDNDRSFSEKDNVAALVASGKMRTVATCSHEVPLRPMSSSNLDGGTLQEGSDYVETVVDKKVLDAQENVPSDAIPNDNIQHRSTAIVGEVDEDYHGLVEDDLYCVGPKFGLNLSMSKQPSDFIMSAKPKQLNFDDVEQSNMSGICCPDLKEGLQGVLPGEESLNSLESLNLLGEEISPACESKHNSLGDIPLMKMQEVLIRKEGPHMESRSSHFEEEGITRTTLSAVSPDKEIRPVQNEFCVVTSSLLNQSSPSLVVGENSSRSLSEGVMPLKLVSVNSEVKNGGSGARLAYSFSEAISENDLQKSTDENVTNFTVGSLVSAPLDNVNVSLAEPAPHTLCQDRDLLRQTLLSDGKITSFSADFQILRSSTYDFGNSCPQHKRRKIQREGYVPASSNLLEKSRDYIDQRPASRSLIIKDDNPEAALEVQQSSDQEEDIGHRYVSNSSTDEMQYNGECQAMEETSPKESKEEKLIVDGRERSEDTLLLAVANPSGFGIDSTIRCNADEKAPSLHHQVNCGGESVERLSCVEKSTSSRRIYSEGDVKFSDCISASPGMQCLDLVGTDEALPEFEGFIIQTDSAQTCIAGDEMDLETMDLSNSSISNTSVGKSRFMHSPFCRSLTPYKLHNIPELHQSLPNGLLEGLGTGSSLPLSDARPRSLSDYQPNCEGQFTSSVQTLWDRFNSNLGSSGKRKSLKLDLPCITEENEIVDEIADTFQRGIDSQGIAGSNKRKPLAQIVDDANHSLSVLQDDVLAGRRDDVVSTEFNLSGTCSKVKNKLENSNRKRFTRKGKENQNISLGANDVKRTTESVCERPGRPKLSGKDSMKRGPINNIISNVSSFVPLVQQKQAAAVVTGKRDIKVKALEAAEAAKRMAEKKENERKMKKEVLRLQREKVELELQKKKKEEERKKKEEQMATKKRQREDEEKKEKEKKRKRVNDMKKQLQEHEKVRGKKEETEIERRTTGEEVQENKKLLDAKEYQKNLRAQDKRECNTVKISENESLAMRDSANHKTKEPRPENSESVNDFNNNGQVIDNLIKAKDDGDSIIENTLQEQSYEISPYKGSDDEDEDEDDMPNNKFIPSWASKHSLSLIVSSQKMDPELIFPQESFCNIAEVLLPRKLQLR